A region of the Gemmobacter fulvus genome:
GATGCCTTCCGGGCGGCGGGCAAGGCCGTGGGGGCGATCTGATGAGCAATGAAATGAAGGCTTTGGCCAAGACCAGACCCGAGGTTGGTTTGTGGCAGGTGACGCGTCCGGTGCCCGAGATCGGGCCGGATGATGTGCTGATCCGCATCCGCAAGACCGGGATCTGCGGCACCGACATCCATATCTGGAACTGGGATGACTGGGCGGCGCGCACCGTGCCGCTGGACCTTGTGACGGGTCATGAGTTTGCGGGCGAGATTGTGGAACTGGGCCGCAATGTGACGGATCTGGCGATTGGTCAGCGCTGTTCGGGAGAGGGGCATCTGATCGGGCGGCACTCGCGCCAGTCCCGCGCGGGCAAGTTCCATCTGGACCCGGAGACGCGGGGCATTGGCGTGAACGAGCAGGGAGCTTTCGCGCAGTACCTGCGGCTGCCCGCCTTCAATGTGGTGCCACTGCCGGATGCGATTGATGACGAGATCGGCGCGATCCTTGATCCCTTGGGCAATGCGGTGCATACGGCGCTGAGCTTTGATCTGGTGGGCGAGGATGTGCTGATCACCGGGGCAGGCCCCATTGGCATCATGGCGGCGGCGGTGGCGCGGCATGTCGGCGCGCGCCATGTGGTGATCACCGATGTGAACCCGGCGCGGCTGGAGCTGGCGGCGCAAGTTGCCGATGTGGTGCCGGTGAATGTGGCCACCGAGGATTTGCGCGATGTGCAGGCCCGGCTGAAGATGACCCAGGGCTTTGACGTAGGCATGGAAATGAGCGGCAATCAGCGCGCACTGGACCAGATGGTCGAGGCGCTGGTGATGGGCGGGCGCATCGCCATTCTGGGCATCCCGCCGGGGAAAAGCCCGGTGGACTGGAGCCGCATCGTGTTCAAGGCCATCACCATCAAGGGCGTCTATGGCCGCGAGATCTTCGAGACCTGGTACAAGATGATCGCCATGCTGGAAAACGGGCTGGATATCCGCAAGGTGATCACCCATCGCTTCAAGGCCGGTGATTTCGTGGACGGGTTCGAGGTGATGCGCTCGGGCCAGTCTGGCAAGGTGGTGCTGGACTGGGGCTGAGCCGCCTCAGCGCCCGCCGATATCATCGGGGGCGACCGACACGGCCTTGATCACGGCAAAGACCTGATCCCCGGCGGCGAGGTTCAGCATGGTGACAGAGCGGCGGGTCAGGCGCGCGAGCAACCGCGTGCCGCCCGCATCCATCTGCACCATCGCGCCGGGGCCATCGCCAAGGCGGATGTCGTGCAGCGTGACCGGCAGGATGTTCAGCGCCGACAGGCCCACCGGGCGTTGGCGGGCCAGCATCACATCCTGCGCAAGGATGCGCAACCGCAGCGGGCTACCGATGGCGGACGGCACATGCGGCAGCCAGAGCGGACCTGCCGGGCTGTCGAGCCGGGTCAGACCGTCGGCCTCATGCGCGGCGACCGTTGCCGCCAGCAGCGCCCCCGCCGCGCGGATCCCCAGCGCGGGCGCAGTGGCCGGATCTGACAGAACCTCGGTTGCCGGGCCGCAATGGCGCACCCGTCCGGCCTCGATCAGCACAACCGTGGTGGCCAGCCGCGCCACCTCGGCCACCGAATGGCTGACATAGAGCATCGGCAGGCCCATCTCGTCGCGCAGACGTTCCAGATAGGGCAGGATTTCGGCCTTGCGTGCCTCATCCAGCGCGGCAAGCGGTTCGTCCAGCAACAGCAGGCGCGGGTTGGACAGGATCGCGCGCCCGATGGCAACACGCTGCGTTTCGCCGCCCGAGAGCAGGGCAGGGCGGCGGGACAGCAAGGCAGAGAGGCCCAGCAGATCGACCACCCGCTCAAGACTTGCGCCGCTGCCGTTGCGCGGGGCGAACCAGCGGCCATAGAGCAGGTTCTGCCGCACCGTCAGATGCGGAAACAGCCGCGCGTCCTGAAACACATACCCGATGCGGCGGCGATGCGGCGGCAGCATCCGACCGCTGCCGGTATCCAGCAGAACCTGACCGTCGAGCGTGATGCGGCCCGTATCGGGGCGCAGCAGCCCGGCGACGGCGTTGACA
Encoded here:
- the tdh gene encoding L-threonine 3-dehydrogenase, whose translation is MKALAKTRPEVGLWQVTRPVPEIGPDDVLIRIRKTGICGTDIHIWNWDDWAARTVPLDLVTGHEFAGEIVELGRNVTDLAIGQRCSGEGHLIGRHSRQSRAGKFHLDPETRGIGVNEQGAFAQYLRLPAFNVVPLPDAIDDEIGAILDPLGNAVHTALSFDLVGEDVLITGAGPIGIMAAAVARHVGARHVVITDVNPARLELAAQVADVVPVNVATEDLRDVQARLKMTQGFDVGMEMSGNQRALDQMVEALVMGGRIAILGIPPGKSPVDWSRIVFKAITIKGVYGREIFETWYKMIAMLENGLDIRKVITHRFKAGDFVDGFEVMRSGQSGKVVLDWG
- the modC gene encoding molybdenum ABC transporter ATP-binding protein produces the protein MSLSLHLRHALPGFTLDVAFDAPPGITTLFGRSGAGKTTIVNAVAGLLRPDTGRITLDGQVLLDTGSGRMLPPHRRRIGYVFQDARLFPHLTVRQNLLYGRWFAPRNGSGASLERVVDLLGLSALLSRRPALLSGGETQRVAIGRAILSNPRLLLLDEPLAALDEARKAEILPYLERLRDEMGLPMLYVSHSVAEVARLATTVVLIEAGRVRHCGPATEVLSDPATAPALGIRAAGALLAATVAAHEADGLTRLDSPAGPLWLPHVPSAIGSPLRLRILAQDVMLARQRPVGLSALNILPVTLHDIRLGDGPGAMVQMDAGGTRLLARLTRRSVTMLNLAAGDQVFAVIKAVSVAPDDIGGR